The following proteins come from a genomic window of Salvia hispanica cultivar TCC Black 2014 chromosome 4, UniMelb_Shisp_WGS_1.0, whole genome shotgun sequence:
- the LOC125219142 gene encoding proteasome subunit alpha type-4-like isoform X2: MSRRYDSRTTIFSPEGRLYQVEYAMEAIGNAGSAIGILAKDGVVLVGEKKVISKLLETSTSVEKMYKIDDHVACAVAGIMSDANILVNTARLQAQRYSFAYQEPMPLEQLVQSLCDTKQGYTQYGGLRPFGVSFLFAGWDKNYGFQLYMSDPSGNFSGWKAAAIGANNQAAQSILKQDYKDDITREEAAQLAIKVLSKTMDSTSLNSEKLELAEIFLAAGTVKFQMCPSDKLNKMLVKSGLTQPSADA, translated from the coding sequence ATGTCTCGAAGATATGACAGCCGCACAACAATCTTTTCCCCAGAAGGGCGCCTCTACCAAGTTGAGTACGCAATGGAAGCTATTGGAAATGCAGGGAGTGCTATTGGAATTCTGGCTAAAGATGGAGTTGTGTTAGTCGGTGAAAAGAAGGTCATATCCAAGTTGCTCGAAACCTCCACATCAGTCGAGAAGATGTACAAGATTGATGATCACGTAGCGTGTGCTGTGGCTGGAATCATGTCGGATGCCAATATCCTCGTCAACACAGCACGGCTCCAGGCCCAGCGCTACTCATTTGCCTACCAAGAGCCAATGCCACTAGAGCAGCTAGTTCAGTCTCTATGCGACACCAAGCAGGGCTACACACAGTATGGCGGCCTTCGCCCTTTTGGTGTTTCCTTTCTGTTTGCAGGCTGGGACAAGAACTATGGGTTTCAGCTTTACATGAGCGACCCGAGTGGGAATTTCAGTGGCTGGAAAGCTGCAGCAATTGGGGCGAACAACCAAGCTGCACAGTCCATACTCAAGCAGGATTACAAAGACGACATCACCAGAGAAGAGGCTGCTCAGCTTGCTATAAAGGTGCTCAGCAAGACCATGGATAGCACCAGCCTCAACTCGGAGAAGCTTGAATTGGCTGAGATATTCCTGGCTGCTGGGACCGTGAAGTTCCAGATGTGCCCTTCTGATAAGCTCAACAAGATGCTGGTGAAGTCGGGTTTAACGCAACCTTCTGCAGACGCGTAG